From the Deltaproteobacteria bacterium genome, one window contains:
- a CDS encoding ATP-dependent DNA helicase, giving the protein MTICRNSDASNPCPSRGISVDGPEHRGYILAMPCSPDPIEGILGKEGALRKSLEGFECRPSQIAMARLILEAIETKQPAIVEAGTGTGKTLGYLVPLLLSGKRAVISTGTKNLQEQIYQKDIPLLASATGRRVDALLMKGRKNYLCLHRYHQLFSQASLLRPDLEETRRRLTEWLKQTEFADRGELPWIRDDDPLWDDLSASSDQCLGSRCLYWEDCYLAALRRRAARSQIIIVNHHLFFADLVVKKSGLGEILPPFQVVVFDEAHNLEEIATHYFGRRLSTRQVLDWARDLEKEMGNLEKTARKALSRSLDLVRTGVNQLSGCLPKENRGRLNPDALEKLAHGPVAMMIQGLRRIHQNSEWRSHRSNTFQACLFRAEEIHRSLEEILSFRDVNWLNWYERRKTNLVLHASPLDISSDMDELLYQETRTLVFTSATLSTKGNFDYFKSRMGLSGPLLSGIHPSHFDFENQTLLYVPTDLPLPSLPEFPRKAAKRILEILEITSGRALVLFTSHQNLNLAHEFLSGKLSYTVFKQGEAPKSVLLDDFRKDTHSVLLATGSFWQGVDVPGEALSCLIIDKLPFDSPGDPLVAARIDAIRARGGNPFMEYQLPSAIIALKQGLGRLIRNTSDRGVLCILDVRIIRSRYGHFFFESLPGMRVTHELADIGLLLKGSSGGGRMGEQTNKGRP; this is encoded by the coding sequence TTGACGATATGTCGTAATAGTGACGCTTCGAACCCGTGCCCTTCAAGGGGCATATCCGTTGACGGCCCGGAACACCGCGGCTATATTCTTGCCATGCCTTGCTCTCCTGACCCGATAGAAGGCATCCTCGGCAAAGAGGGCGCCCTGAGGAAATCCCTTGAGGGATTCGAGTGTCGGCCTTCCCAAATTGCAATGGCGCGGCTGATCCTCGAGGCTATCGAGACGAAGCAACCTGCCATTGTGGAGGCAGGCACCGGCACGGGCAAAACCCTGGGATACCTTGTTCCCCTTCTCTTGAGCGGAAAGCGGGCGGTCATCTCCACGGGCACCAAGAACCTGCAGGAACAGATTTACCAGAAAGATATCCCCCTCCTTGCTTCGGCGACCGGCCGCAGGGTAGACGCCCTCCTGATGAAGGGAAGGAAGAACTACCTGTGCCTGCACCGCTACCACCAACTATTCTCCCAGGCCTCCCTTCTCAGGCCGGATCTCGAGGAAACCAGGCGGCGGCTGACCGAATGGCTGAAACAGACTGAATTCGCCGACAGGGGCGAGCTTCCCTGGATCCGGGATGACGACCCCCTTTGGGACGATCTGTCCGCCTCTTCCGATCAATGCCTCGGCTCCCGATGCCTTTACTGGGAAGATTGCTACCTGGCCGCCCTCCGAAGAAGGGCCGCCCGATCGCAGATCATCATTGTCAACCATCACCTTTTTTTTGCAGATCTGGTGGTGAAAAAAAGTGGATTAGGGGAGATCCTCCCCCCTTTCCAGGTGGTGGTTTTCGATGAGGCCCACAATCTCGAAGAGATCGCCACCCATTACTTCGGGCGGAGACTGAGTACCCGCCAAGTCCTGGATTGGGCCAGGGACCTTGAAAAAGAGATGGGAAACTTAGAGAAAACGGCCAGGAAGGCCCTGTCAAGATCCCTGGATCTGGTTCGTACCGGGGTAAATCAACTCTCCGGCTGCCTGCCGAAAGAAAACCGGGGGCGTCTGAACCCTGACGCCCTTGAAAAGCTCGCCCATGGACCGGTCGCGATGATGATTCAAGGCCTGCGGCGGATCCATCAAAATTCGGAATGGAGGAGTCACCGGAGCAACACCTTCCAGGCCTGTCTCTTCAGGGCCGAGGAAATCCATCGTTCCCTTGAGGAAATCCTGTCCTTCAGGGATGTCAACTGGCTGAATTGGTATGAGCGGCGCAAGACCAACCTCGTGCTCCATGCATCCCCCCTGGACATCTCTTCGGATATGGACGAACTGCTCTACCAGGAGACCAGGACCCTCGTGTTCACCTCGGCGACCCTTTCCACCAAGGGAAACTTCGATTATTTCAAGTCGCGCATGGGACTTTCCGGGCCGTTGCTGTCCGGGATCCATCCCTCCCATTTCGACTTCGAGAACCAGACCCTTCTTTACGTGCCCACGGATCTCCCGCTCCCCTCCCTTCCCGAATTTCCCCGGAAGGCTGCGAAAAGGATCCTTGAGATCCTTGAGATCACCTCGGGACGGGCCCTCGTGCTCTTTACGAGCCACCAGAACCTCAACCTGGCCCACGAATTCCTGAGCGGGAAACTCTCCTATACCGTCTTCAAGCAAGGAGAGGCCCCCAAATCCGTGCTCCTGGACGATTTCAGGAAGGATACTCACTCGGTTTTGCTGGCCACGGGGTCATTTTGGCAGGGAGTGGATGTGCCGGGAGAGGCCCTGAGCTGCCTGATCATCGACAAGCTGCCCTTTGATTCGCCCGGTGATCCCTTAGTTGCCGCACGCATCGACGCCATCCGGGCAAGGGGAGGCAATCCCTTCATGGAATACCAGCTCCCTTCGGCCATCATAGCCCTTAAGCAAGGCCTTGGGAGACTCATCAGGAACACCTCGGACCGGGGCGTCCTCTGTATCCTGGATGTGAGGATCATTCGGAGCAGGTACGGGCACTTCTTTTTCGAAAGCCTGCCCGGGATGAGGGTGACCCATGAACTGGCGGATATCGGCCTGTTGTTGAAGGGTTCTTCAGGCGGAGGCCGGATGGGAGAACAGACAAACAAGGGGCGGCCCTGA
- a CDS encoding helix-turn-helix domain-containing protein yields MEKEILTIEEAAALLRIGKRSLYKLAKDGRIPGKKIMNKWRFEKESLKAWIRSGDNDRAGTG; encoded by the coding sequence ATGGAAAAAGAGATCCTGACGATTGAAGAGGCGGCGGCATTGCTTCGGATCGGAAAACGGTCCCTTTACAAGCTGGCCAAGGACGGGCGGATTCCCGGCAAGAAGATCATGAACAAGTGGCGCTTTGAAAAAGAGAGCCTGAAGGCCTGGATCCGCTCAGGGGACAACGACCGGGCCGGGACGGGATGA